One Silene latifolia isolate original U9 population unplaced genomic scaffold, ASM4854445v1 scaffold_160, whole genome shotgun sequence genomic region harbors:
- the LOC141638001 gene encoding glutelin type-D 1-like, translating into MDIDLTPKVAKKVYGGEGGSYYSWCPNELPMLKQGNIGAAKLCLNKNGFALPRYSDSSKVAYVLQGQGVAGIVLPEKDEKVIAIKEGDTIALPFGVVTWWYNKDDTELTVLFLGDTSKGHKSGQFTDFFLTGSNGIFNGFSSEFVSRAWDLPEDVGQNLVSKQTGNGIVQLPGSHKMPEPKKEHRDGMALNCLEAPLDVDIKNGGRVVVLNTKNLPLVGEVGLGADLVRIDGKSMCSPGFSCDSALQVTYILRGSGRVQVVGVDGKRVLETTLKAGDLFIVPRFFVVSKIADNDGMHWFSIISTPDPVFTHLAGKTSVWKALSAEVLEAAFNAPTDMEKLFRSKRTSDAIFFPPN; encoded by the exons ATGGATATTGATCTAACACCGAAAGTTGCAAAGAAAGTTTATGGAGGAGAAGGTGGGTCCTACTATTCATGGTGTCCAAATGAGCTTCCTATGCTTAAACAAGGAAACATTGGTGCTGCTAAACTTTGTTTGAACAAGAATGGTTTTGCTCTTCCTCGTTATTCTGATTCCTCTAAAGTCGCTTATGTTCTTCAAG GCCAAGGAGTAGCTGGGATTGTTCTTCCTGAAAAAGACGAGAAGGTGATCGCCATCAAAGAAGGAGATACAATTGCGCTTCCTTTCGGAGTAGTTACTTGGTGGTACAACAAGGACGACACCGAATTAACCGTTCTTTTCTTGGGTGACACTTCCAAGGGTCACAAATCAGGACAATTCACTGATTTCTTCTTAACCGGCTCTAACGGAATCTTCAATGGATTCTCATCCGAGTTTGTGAGTCGTGCCTGGGACTTGCCAGAAGATGTAGGCCAGAATCTAGTCAGCAAGCAAACAGGCAATGGTATCGTCCAACTCCCCGGGTCCCACAAAATGCCTGAACCAAAGAAGGAGCACCGTGATGGCATGGCATTGAACTGTTTGGAAGCCCCGTTGGATGTTGACATTAAGAACGGTGGTAGAGTCGTTGTCTTGAACACCAAGAACTTGCCTTTGGTGGGTGAGGTTGGCCTTGGGGCTGACCTTGTCAGGATTGACGGAAAGTCAATGTGTTCTCCCGGGTTCTCGTGTGACTCTGCACTTCAAGTGACTTATATACTTAGAGGAAGCGGTAGAGTTCAGGTTGTCGGAGTTGATGGTAAGAGAGTCTTGGAAACTACCCTTAAGGCTGGTGACTTGTTTATCGTGCCTAGGTTCTTTGTGGTTTCGAAGATCGCTGACAATGATGGCATGCACTGGTTCTCCATCATTTCTACCCCTGA CCCGGTGTTCACACACTTAGCAGGGAAGACATCAGTGTGGAAGGCGCTGTCGGCAGAAGTACTGGAGGCTGCTTTCAATGCGCCAACTGATATGGAGAAGCTTTTCCGCTCGAAGAGGACATCTGATGCAATCTTCTTCCCACCTAATTAG